In Streptomyces chartreusis, the following proteins share a genomic window:
- a CDS encoding SDR family NAD(P)-dependent oxidoreductase, translated as MTAVDYHGQTTLITGASAGLGAEFARRLAARGSDLVLVARRKDRLEELAAELRAAHRVRVHVVEMDLATENPGQVLAARVEQLGLHVTSVINNAGFATFGPFHQADPARLRKEIAVDVTAVADISRAFIEPLRTAGRGVLVNVASMAAYQPNPRMAVYGATKAFVLSLTEALWEESRGSGLRVLALSPGATRTEFFDVVGTTRAAGGSRLASPADVVRTALAALDRRNPPPSVIAGRLNRTMAFLARRLAGRRQVIRVIGRLTAEGA; from the coding sequence ATGACGGCCGTCGACTACCACGGACAGACCACCCTCATCACCGGCGCCAGTGCCGGCCTCGGCGCCGAGTTCGCGCGCCGGCTCGCCGCTCGCGGCTCCGACCTCGTCCTGGTCGCCCGCCGCAAGGACCGGTTGGAGGAGCTGGCGGCCGAACTGCGGGCGGCCCATCGGGTCCGGGTCCACGTCGTGGAGATGGACCTGGCCACGGAGAACCCCGGGCAGGTGTTGGCCGCGCGGGTGGAACAGCTCGGCCTGCACGTCACCAGCGTGATCAACAACGCCGGGTTCGCCACGTTCGGGCCCTTCCACCAGGCCGACCCTGCACGGCTGCGCAAGGAGATAGCCGTCGATGTGACCGCGGTGGCCGACATCAGCCGCGCGTTCATCGAGCCGCTGCGTACGGCCGGGCGCGGGGTGCTGGTCAACGTGGCGAGCATGGCCGCGTATCAGCCCAACCCGCGTATGGCTGTCTACGGTGCGACGAAGGCGTTCGTCCTGAGCCTCACCGAAGCGCTGTGGGAGGAGTCGCGCGGCTCCGGCCTGCGCGTGCTGGCCCTCTCCCCCGGTGCGACCCGGACCGAGTTCTTCGACGTCGTCGGCACCACGCGGGCCGCCGGGGGAAGTCGCCTCGCCTCACCCGCCGATGTGGTCCGCACCGCCCTGGCCGCCCTGGACCGCAGAAACCCGCCCCCCAGCGTCATCGCGGGACGCCTCAACCGCACGATGGCGTTCCTCGCGAGGCGCCTCGCCGGCCGACGACAGGTGATCCGGGTCATCGGCCGACTTACGGCCGAGGGGGCGTGA
- a CDS encoding nucleoside deaminase, producing the protein MTGAAVPFALPHGMLQQAYARPDVEASVVTARHGGVGHERFMWLAIEQARRNPKWPFGAVIVHTRTGEILAGGVNTGTDSPLLHGEVVAMNDYVRRQGNQGWADATLYTTGEPCSMCMSAMAWANLRRVVWASSIDDIRSTGIIQIDLTARQVADAASSFYTPQLLMGGVLANHTNRLFRQAQRLRESLPDAPGVTHG; encoded by the coding sequence GTGACGGGCGCCGCGGTGCCGTTCGCCCTCCCTCACGGCATGCTCCAGCAGGCGTATGCCCGCCCGGACGTCGAGGCGAGTGTCGTGACGGCGCGACATGGCGGCGTCGGTCATGAGCGGTTCATGTGGCTGGCCATCGAGCAGGCCCGCAGGAACCCCAAGTGGCCCTTCGGCGCGGTCATCGTGCACACCCGCACCGGCGAGATCCTGGCGGGCGGAGTCAACACCGGGACGGACAGTCCCCTGTTGCACGGCGAGGTGGTCGCCATGAACGACTACGTGCGGCGGCAGGGCAATCAGGGCTGGGCCGACGCCACCCTCTACACCACGGGCGAGCCCTGCTCGATGTGTATGAGCGCGATGGCGTGGGCGAACCTGCGGCGCGTCGTCTGGGCCAGCTCGATCGACGACATCCGCAGCACCGGCATCATCCAGATCGACCTGACCGCACGCCAGGTGGCCGACGCGGCGAGCTCCTTCTACACCCCGCAGCTGCTGATGGGCGGTGTCCTCGCGAACCACACCAACCGCCTCTTCCGGCAGGCCCAGCGGCTGCGCGAGAGCCTCCCGGACGCGCCGGGAGTGACGCACGGGTAG
- a CDS encoding YoaK family protein gives MSDQRGGRADEHPERGTALHLALVLLVAASGAVEAISFTALEHVFAGVMTSNLALLGMAIGRGQATGVTAAVLALTGFALGAAVTARLTRRSGDAGTCWPAPVMFCLVGEAVLLAAGAVIWAALGGTPGQTARDALQFGAAATMGVQSAAMVAAGRAASPTTYLTGTFATYIVRGVGTGRPDRWAPAQLTALMVGAGISMLLLREAREWAGVLPVLLVVCAILTAAAPMIRMRLDPGGS, from the coding sequence GTGAGTGACCAGCGTGGCGGGCGTGCCGACGAGCATCCGGAACGAGGGACGGCCCTGCACCTCGCCCTTGTCCTGCTGGTCGCCGCGTCCGGAGCGGTGGAAGCCATCTCCTTCACCGCGCTGGAACACGTCTTCGCCGGGGTGATGACCAGCAATCTCGCCCTGCTCGGGATGGCGATCGGCCGCGGGCAGGCGACGGGCGTGACCGCGGCGGTGCTGGCGCTGACGGGGTTCGCCCTGGGCGCTGCCGTGACCGCCCGACTCACCCGCCGGAGCGGGGACGCGGGAACGTGTTGGCCCGCGCCGGTGATGTTCTGTCTGGTCGGCGAGGCGGTCCTACTGGCGGCCGGCGCCGTGATCTGGGCTGCCCTGGGCGGAACGCCTGGGCAAACCGCGCGGGACGCCTTGCAGTTCGGTGCCGCCGCGACGATGGGTGTCCAGTCGGCGGCCATGGTGGCGGCCGGGCGGGCCGCCTCACCGACCACCTATCTGACCGGCACGTTCGCCACGTACATCGTGCGGGGCGTGGGAACGGGCCGCCCGGATCGCTGGGCGCCCGCGCAGCTGACCGCGCTGATGGTGGGGGCGGGAATCTCCATGCTGCTGCTCCGGGAGGCCCGGGAGTGGGCCGGCGTACTGCCCGTGCTGCTGGTGGTGTGCGCCATCCTGACGGCCGCCGCGCCGATGATCCGCATGCGCCTCGACCCGGGCGGCAGTTGA
- a CDS encoding TetR/AcrR family transcriptional regulator: MTTLWDRSRQVAVEAILDTAVRLFTEQGYEQTTIAQIAREAGISQRSLFRYFGTKEDLVCGDQDALGELLRQTVEQQPAEVSAWDALRAGFEVVLTANHTPERVLELSRLIFDTPSLHARYIEKRLRWQAELVPVVQTRLAPGAGDSPAPASDPRAKAIVATVFACVDTASELWVRHDGRLDLADLYDQCLAAVRSTD, from the coding sequence ATGACGACCTTGTGGGACCGCTCTCGGCAGGTGGCCGTCGAGGCGATCCTCGACACGGCGGTCCGCCTGTTCACCGAGCAGGGCTACGAGCAGACGACGATCGCCCAGATCGCGCGGGAGGCGGGGATCTCGCAACGCTCCCTGTTCCGCTACTTCGGCACCAAGGAAGATCTGGTCTGCGGTGACCAGGACGCGCTCGGTGAACTGCTGCGGCAGACCGTGGAGCAGCAGCCGGCCGAAGTCTCCGCCTGGGATGCCCTGCGCGCCGGATTCGAGGTCGTCCTGACCGCCAATCACACCCCCGAGCGGGTCCTGGAGCTGTCCCGCCTCATCTTCGACACGCCCTCGCTGCACGCCCGCTACATCGAGAAGCGCCTGCGTTGGCAGGCCGAACTCGTCCCGGTCGTCCAGACGCGGCTCGCCCCCGGCGCCGGGGATTCACCTGCCCCGGCTTCGGACCCGCGCGCCAAGGCGATCGTCGCCACGGTCTTCGCCTGCGTGGACACGGCAAGCGAACTCTGGGTCAGGCACGACGGCCGGCTCGACCTGGCCGACCTCTACGATCAGTGCCTCGCGGCGGTACGGAGCACCGACTGA